The Cervus elaphus chromosome 32, mCerEla1.1, whole genome shotgun sequence genome window below encodes:
- the LOC122687784 gene encoding uncharacterized protein LOC122687784, translated as MPGGECRLPPAPRPLTGASLHLGSQRGRRGPGPEGSPEQGLPRQASRPGSGPRNLCCFSAGMTLVATASPSSLSGPRVPGGNTRGRGSRSQTLGASTVLSLQICRDGPAAGNLAGAKTQAISMKCEEKNLVTGHFHSCPGSGAESWPHLGPTPCAARLSRWPLRPHVPSFVGNHSPKLEKDSNNPQGLAAQTGITSCRSSAGAWGTCEKVRLVLHFWVGCGPSGLHAVPENTVYKPSGQPGGSRHRPEAAGRPEKVGGDPALARPASGSELPGAVPAWSGAGNTGTQAPKPRSRPCVRAFPEQSPSQEGACPPMLVLEVNSP; from the coding sequence ATGCCCGGGGGTGAGTGCCGTCTGCCTCCAGCCCCGCGGCCGCTGACGGGGGCGTCCCTTCATCTCGGTTCACAGCGGGGACGCCGGGGCCCCGGGCCAGAGGGGAGCCCCGAACAGGGTCTCCCCAGACAGGCTTCGCGTCCTGGCTCTGGCCCCAGGAACTTGTGCTGTTTCTCTGCAGGGATGACCTTGGTGGCGACTGCATCCCCTTCCTCACTCTCTGGACCCCGAGTCCCCGGGGGAAATACCCGCGGGAGAGGCAGCAGGTCCCAGACCCTCGGGGCGTCCACGGTGCTCTCCCTGCAGATCTGCAGAGACGGCCCAGCTGCTGGAAACCTCGCTGGAGCAAAGACTCAGGCTATTTCCATGAAATGTGAGGAAAAAAATCTAGTGACGGGGCACTTCCATAGctgcccaggctctggagcagagTCCTGGCCACACCTCGGGCCCACCCCATGCGCTGCCCGTCTCTCCAGGTGGCCACTTAGGCCGCACGTGCCGTCTTTTGTTGGAAACCACAGCCCTAAACTGGAGAAGGACAGTAATaatccccagggcctggcagccCAGACCGGTATTACCTCCTGCCGTTCGTCCGCTGGGGCTTGGGGGACTTGTGAGAAAGTCAGGCTTGTCCTCCATTTCTGGGTTGGTTGTGGGCCAAGCGGGCTCCACGCTGTCCCTGAAAACACTGTCTACAAACCCAGCGGGCAGCCAGGAGGCAGCAGGCACCGGCCGGAGGCAGCAGGGCGGCcagagaaggtgggaggagacccGGCTCTCGCCCGCCCAGCGTCGGGGAGCGAGCTTCCTGGGGCAGTGCCTGCATGGAGCGGAGCAGGGAACACGGGCACCCAGGCCCCCAAACCCAGAAGCAGGCCCTGTGTGCGGGCATTTCCTGAACAGTCTCCTTCTCAGGAAGGTGCTTGCCCGCCGATGCTGGTTTTGGAGGTAAACAGCCCCTGA